A genomic region of Erythrobacter sp. SCSIO 43205 contains the following coding sequences:
- a CDS encoding leucyl aminopeptidase, which yields MQIEFTNTAPSQINLTATIVNKGAMPDGLDTALVKGAESSRFKAAPGQVFEGFTASGDAFARIALVGAGEKGADNRRLNLEKAGGAVIAKYLRSGEEALVLDLSQADLSAADAGAVLLGAKLRSWAYDKYRTKLASDKQISLKTVHVVGAPEGTDADWERQAAIARGVEFTKKLVTEPANIVYPESFVELCKEAFEGTGAQIIVLGEKEMTELGMGALLGVGQGSRRESKLLAIKWNGGNEGDKPSVFVGKGVTFDTGGISIKPAPGMEDMKWDMGGAGAVAGGMLALVSRKAKANVVGVMGLVENMPDGNAQRPGDVVTSMSGQTIEVLNTDAEGRLVLCDALHWAQEEFDPAHVVDFATLTGAMMVALGNEHGGLFANDDALADGLLAAGKATDDKLWRMPLGPEYDKLINSPIADMKNIGGRWAGSITAAQFLQRFIKKGVAWAHCDIAGMVWSDKPGATHEKGATGYGARLIDQFVADNAE from the coding sequence ATGCAAATCGAGTTTACCAACACCGCGCCTTCGCAGATCAACCTTACAGCGACAATCGTCAACAAGGGTGCGATGCCAGACGGGCTTGATACAGCTTTGGTCAAAGGAGCGGAAAGCTCGCGCTTCAAAGCCGCGCCGGGGCAGGTGTTCGAAGGTTTCACGGCGAGCGGCGATGCCTTTGCGCGCATCGCTTTGGTTGGCGCAGGAGAGAAAGGCGCAGACAATCGCCGCCTGAACCTTGAAAAGGCAGGCGGCGCAGTGATCGCTAAATATCTGCGCTCAGGCGAAGAGGCGCTGGTCCTTGATCTGTCGCAAGCGGATCTTTCGGCGGCAGACGCGGGCGCGGTTCTGCTGGGCGCGAAACTGCGCAGCTGGGCCTATGACAAATATCGCACCAAGCTTGCCAGCGACAAGCAAATCTCGCTGAAAACCGTTCACGTTGTCGGCGCACCCGAAGGCACAGACGCCGATTGGGAACGTCAGGCCGCGATTGCGCGCGGCGTTGAGTTTACGAAGAAGCTCGTGACTGAGCCTGCAAACATCGTTTACCCCGAGAGCTTCGTTGAGCTTTGTAAAGAAGCTTTCGAAGGTACGGGCGCACAGATCATCGTTCTTGGCGAGAAAGAAATGACCGAGCTTGGCATGGGCGCGCTGCTCGGCGTGGGACAAGGTTCACGCCGCGAATCCAAGCTGCTTGCGATCAAATGGAACGGCGGCAATGAAGGCGACAAGCCGAGCGTATTCGTCGGCAAAGGCGTAACCTTCGACACGGGCGGTATCTCGATCAAACCAGCACCCGGCATGGAAGATATGAAGTGGGACATGGGCGGCGCTGGCGCGGTTGCGGGCGGTATGCTCGCGCTCGTCTCGCGCAAGGCGAAAGCCAATGTCGTGGGCGTGATGGGATTGGTTGAGAATATGCCCGACGGCAACGCTCAGCGTCCCGGCGACGTGGTCACCAGCATGAGCGGCCAGACAATCGAAGTGCTCAACACCGATGCCGAAGGGCGTCTTGTGCTGTGCGATGCGCTTCACTGGGCACAGGAAGAGTTTGACCCCGCGCACGTGGTTGATTTTGCAACGCTTACCGGTGCGATGATGGTCGCGCTTGGCAATGAGCACGGCGGTCTGTTTGCCAATGACGATGCGCTTGCCGATGGCTTGCTTGCCGCTGGCAAAGCGACCGATGACAAGCTGTGGCGGATGCCGCTTGGGCCAGAGTATGACAAGCTCATCAACTCACCGATTGCAGACATGAAGAACATCGGTGGACGCTGGGCAGGCTCGATCACGGCGGCGCAATTCCTCCAGCGCTTCATTAAAAAGGGCGTGGCGTGGGCGCACTGCGACATCGCTGGCATGGTGTGGTCGGATAAGCCGGGCGCGACCCACGAGAAGGGCGCGACGGGTTACGGCGCGCGGCTGATCGATCAGTTTGTTGCGGACAACGCGGAATAA
- a CDS encoding LPS-assembly protein LptD gives MAASFSVRMEPLWRATGVATLSLCALSAPLAAQDQTDSPQETPIEDVASDEPITFEADSVDYDSGQERITARGNVILRNKDASVRADEVEWDRTTATITARGNVRFVDRSGNQIFTETVQLNDAFEAGEMDDLLLALRTGGRLAARSAERGEDGVVLLNDAAYSACPVTDEAGCERDPSWRITASRISYDPEQSRIRFDGAMLELFGARLIPLPGLALRTDGAAESGFLIPNIRFDQVNGLEVSGEYYWRMADNKELTLGTHVYTDAAPMARAQFRHFTEKGAYQITGYATNSRRVANFGVAPTTESDPRGYLAANGRFIFSPEWSLTGSIRLASDRTFLRRYDISRDDRLRSTINLERIDDNSYFSLAGWATQTLRIAADQGQIPLAVPALDYRQRLGREVLGGTVEFQANTVALIRDEGQDTQRAFAGAKWDLSTLTGLGQMVTLTGLVRGDVYNTEDTLSTLTQVYRGNEGWTTRGVATAAVDVEWPFVGEAFGGTQVLTPRVQFVASPNIRNLAVPNEDARAIDLEDSNLFALNRFSGYDRVEDGARVTYGFDWELNRPGWRVKTNIGQSYRLTNEEEIFPDGTGLSDRFSDFVGRTEVRYKNFVSFTHRFRLDKDNFAVRRNEIDATIGSQRNYVEIGYLRLNRNIQTVEDLSDREEVRAAARVTIGRNWSVFGSGVFNLTNENEDPVFAPDGFEPIRTRLGIAYRDDCIEFGATWRRDFITFGDAEQGNSFRLFFALRNLGFR, from the coding sequence ATGGCGGCAAGTTTCAGCGTCAGGATGGAGCCTTTGTGGCGCGCGACAGGTGTGGCGACGCTGAGCCTTTGCGCGCTCAGCGCCCCTCTGGCTGCGCAGGATCAGACGGACAGCCCGCAAGAAACACCCATCGAGGATGTGGCAAGCGACGAGCCGATCACATTCGAGGCCGACAGCGTCGATTATGATTCGGGCCAGGAACGCATCACCGCGCGCGGCAATGTGATCTTGCGCAACAAGGACGCCAGCGTTCGCGCCGATGAGGTCGAATGGGACCGCACCACGGCGACTATCACTGCGCGCGGCAATGTGCGTTTCGTCGATCGCTCAGGCAATCAGATTTTCACCGAAACGGTGCAATTGAACGACGCCTTTGAAGCGGGCGAAATGGACGATCTGCTGCTTGCCCTTCGCACCGGCGGACGACTTGCTGCGCGCTCTGCTGAACGCGGCGAAGATGGTGTCGTATTGCTCAATGATGCGGCCTATTCCGCCTGCCCCGTCACTGATGAGGCAGGTTGCGAGCGCGACCCAAGCTGGCGCATCACCGCAAGCCGCATAAGCTATGACCCTGAACAAAGCCGCATCCGCTTCGATGGCGCTATGCTGGAGCTGTTCGGGGCTCGGCTGATCCCCCTGCCCGGCCTTGCGCTTCGCACCGATGGCGCTGCGGAAAGCGGATTTCTCATCCCCAACATCCGTTTTGATCAGGTCAACGGGCTTGAGGTGTCAGGCGAATATTATTGGCGCATGGCGGACAATAAAGAGCTGACGCTTGGCACTCATGTCTATACCGACGCAGCGCCTATGGCGCGCGCCCAGTTTCGCCACTTTACGGAAAAAGGTGCTTATCAAATAACGGGCTATGCGACGAACAGCCGGCGCGTGGCTAATTTCGGCGTTGCGCCCACGACCGAGAGCGATCCGCGCGGCTATCTTGCGGCCAATGGCCGCTTTATCTTCTCGCCGGAATGGAGCCTAACGGGCTCGATCCGCCTTGCCTCTGACCGCACTTTCCTGCGCCGTTATGACATCAGCCGCGATGACCGTTTGCGCTCGACAATCAATCTGGAGCGCATCGACGACAATTCCTATTTCAGCCTCGCCGGATGGGCGACCCAAACGCTGAGGATTGCGGCCGATCAGGGGCAGATCCCGCTCGCCGTCCCTGCGCTTGATTACCGTCAGAGGTTGGGGCGCGAAGTGTTGGGCGGCACGGTCGAATTTCAGGCTAACACCGTCGCCCTGATCCGCGACGAGGGACAGGACACGCAGCGCGCTTTTGCCGGGGCCAAATGGGATTTGAGCACGCTGACCGGACTTGGCCAGATGGTGACGCTAACCGGCCTTGTGCGCGGCGATGTGTACAACACCGAGGATACACTCTCGACCCTTACCCAGGTTTATCGCGGGAATGAAGGCTGGACCACCAGAGGCGTTGCCACCGCCGCTGTCGATGTCGAGTGGCCATTTGTGGGTGAGGCTTTCGGCGGCACGCAAGTTCTCACCCCAAGGGTCCAATTCGTCGCCAGCCCCAATATCCGCAATCTCGCCGTGCCAAACGAGGATGCGCGCGCAATCGACCTTGAGGATTCCAATCTCTTCGCGCTCAACCGCTTTTCCGGCTATGACCGGGTCGAAGACGGCGCGCGGGTCACATACGGCTTTGACTGGGAATTGAACCGTCCCGGCTGGCGGGTCAAAACCAATATCGGGCAAAGCTATCGCCTTACCAATGAGGAAGAGATTTTCCCCGATGGGACAGGCTTGTCGGACCGTTTCTCCGACTTCGTTGGCCGGACCGAGGTTCGCTATAAGAACTTTGTCTCCTTCACCCACCGTTTCCGCCTCGATAAAGACAATTTCGCGGTGCGCCGTAACGAGATTGACGCGACCATCGGATCGCAGCGCAACTATGTCGAGATTGGCTATCTGCGGCTCAATCGGAACATTCAAACCGTCGAAGATTTGAGCGACCGGGAAGAGGTGCGCGCGGCTGCGCGTGTGACCATTGGACGCAATTGGTCAGTCTTTGGCTCTGGCGTGTTCAACCTCACTAATGAAAACGAAGACCCGGTCTTTGCACCTGACGGATTTGAACCCATCCGCACGCGGCTTGGCATTGCCTATCGCGATGATTGCATCGAGTTTGGCGCAACCTGGCGGCGCGACTTCATCACCTTTGGCGATGCCGAACAGGGTAACTCTTTCCGCCTGTTTTTTGCCTTGCGCAATCTGGGCTTCAGATAA
- a CDS encoding peptidylprolyl isomerase yields the protein MRSSLLALGVAAMAATSLPVAAPLSAQNASPAPPAQAPTNPFGLPDNINLLGSNSPNERSATAMVNGYVITGTDIDQRVALVTNASDNEIAGEELQRLRAQVLRNLIDETIKIQAAEAQEIGIEKAQVEQTYNQLAAQNFPDNPAGMDAYLKSIGSSPDALKRQIEGELAWDNLIRRNISPFVNVAAEEVTGILERLEASRGTEEYRLGEIYMSATDENREAVIQNMQRIVEQLQAGGSFVAYARQFSEASTAVTGGDTDFLRLATLPGPMAEAVRGMQPGQLVGPIAIPGGYTIIYLIDKRQVLMADPRDAVLSLKQISIDLAPGISEAEATAQIEQFGEAVRSMRGCSNADEVARAIGASVVSNPEIQVRQLPDQLQNILLNLQVGQATPPFGTADDGVRVLMLCGRDDPQQAGAPTFQSVMNSIEEERINKRAQRYLRDLRNDAYVQYN from the coding sequence ATGCGCAGCTCTCTTCTGGCGCTTGGCGTCGCGGCGATGGCCGCCACAAGCCTGCCCGTCGCAGCGCCGCTTTCGGCACAAAACGCGAGCCCAGCGCCCCCCGCGCAAGCGCCCACCAACCCTTTTGGTCTGCCTGACAACATCAACCTGCTTGGCAGCAACAGCCCGAATGAACGCAGCGCGACCGCGATGGTCAATGGCTATGTCATCACCGGCACTGATATTGACCAGCGCGTGGCACTCGTCACCAATGCGTCCGATAACGAGATTGCGGGCGAGGAATTGCAACGCCTTCGTGCGCAAGTCTTGCGCAATCTGATCGATGAAACGATCAAGATTCAGGCGGCAGAGGCTCAGGAAATCGGCATTGAGAAAGCGCAGGTTGAGCAAACCTATAACCAACTCGCCGCGCAAAACTTCCCTGACAATCCAGCAGGGATGGACGCCTATCTCAAATCCATCGGTTCCTCCCCCGACGCGCTCAAACGCCAGATCGAAGGCGAGCTTGCATGGGACAATCTTATCCGCCGCAACATCAGCCCGTTCGTAAACGTCGCCGCTGAAGAAGTGACCGGAATTCTCGAACGGCTCGAAGCATCGCGCGGGACCGAAGAATATCGTCTCGGCGAAATTTACATGAGCGCAACCGATGAAAACCGCGAGGCGGTGATCCAGAATATGCAGCGCATTGTCGAGCAATTGCAGGCAGGCGGCAGCTTTGTCGCTTATGCGCGCCAGTTTTCGGAAGCCTCGACTGCGGTGACAGGCGGCGATACGGACTTCTTGCGCCTTGCCACACTGCCCGGCCCCATGGCCGAAGCGGTGCGCGGGATGCAGCCGGGCCAATTGGTCGGCCCCATCGCCATCCCCGGCGGCTACACCATCATCTATCTGATCGACAAACGTCAGGTCTTGATGGCCGATCCGCGCGACGCAGTGCTCAGCTTGAAACAGATTTCCATCGACCTTGCACCGGGTATCAGCGAAGCTGAAGCGACCGCTCAGATCGAGCAATTTGGCGAAGCCGTTCGCTCCATGCGCGGCTGTTCGAACGCGGATGAAGTGGCGCGCGCTATTGGTGCCTCGGTTGTTTCAAACCCGGAAATTCAGGTGCGCCAGTTGCCCGATCAATTGCAGAACATTCTGCTCAATTTGCAAGTTGGGCAAGCAACGCCCCCGTTTGGAACCGCTGATGACGGTGTGCGGGTGCTGATGCTGTGTGGACGCGATGACCCGCAGCAAGCCGGCGCGCCGACCTTCCAGTCGGTGATGAACTCAATTGAGGAAGAGCGCATCAACAAGCGCGCTCAGCGTTACCTGCGCGACCTGCGCAACGACGCATACGTTCAGTACAATTAA